A region of Pseudoalteromonas aliena SW19 DNA encodes the following proteins:
- a CDS encoding gluconeogenesis factor YvcK family protein, producing MKIVCIGGGHGLAQVLSAIKPMCSSLTAIVATTDNGGSTGKIRASQDCIALGDIRRCCLQLAGEDSALSSIYEHRFTQGPLDGHCLGNLTLLGLTEITKSPTQAIAYFNAMLGNSETILPMTEVPTDLVAKLDNSEEVFGECAIDALNTLPKEVYLSKNVPAAPGCVDAILAADLIIIGPGSIITSVMPAFLVNEILIAIEQTSACRIFIENTQTENSVMKHTRTAGIDWLQAQLGVKIYDLSIPPSAIEEILHDGKQIMQSKEHLHDINELENVFSALLKMPIQLNTQI from the coding sequence ATGAAAATAGTGTGCATAGGTGGTGGCCATGGATTAGCGCAAGTTTTAAGCGCTATTAAACCAATGTGTAGTAGTTTAACTGCAATCGTTGCAACAACAGATAATGGTGGAAGTACAGGAAAGATAAGGGCGTCTCAAGACTGTATCGCGCTTGGTGATATTAGACGATGTTGCTTACAACTTGCAGGAGAAGATTCTGCGCTTAGCTCAATTTACGAGCATCGTTTCACTCAAGGCCCATTAGATGGACATTGCTTAGGCAATTTAACCCTACTTGGCTTAACAGAAATCACAAAGTCACCCACACAGGCTATTGCTTACTTTAATGCGATGTTAGGTAATTCTGAAACCATTTTGCCAATGACCGAAGTCCCCACCGATCTCGTTGCTAAGCTTGATAATAGCGAAGAAGTGTTTGGAGAATGTGCAATAGATGCACTCAATACTTTACCTAAAGAAGTCTATTTATCTAAAAATGTGCCTGCAGCGCCTGGGTGCGTTGATGCTATTTTAGCGGCAGATTTAATAATAATTGGTCCTGGCAGTATTATTACAAGCGTTATGCCCGCTTTTTTAGTAAACGAAATATTAATCGCTATTGAACAAACATCTGCGTGTCGTATTTTTATCGAAAATACACAAACAGAAAATAGCGTCATGAAACATACACGCACAGCAGGAATAGACTGGTTACAAGCACAGCTAGGGGTAAAAATTTACGATTTAAGTATCCCCCCTAGCGCAATTGAGGAAATTTTACATGACGGTAAACAGATAATGCAATCCAAAGAACATTTGCATGATATTAATGAGCTGGAAAATGTTTTTTCGGCATTACTTAAAATGCCAATTCAGCTTAATACTCAAATTTGA
- a CDS encoding ATP-binding protein, whose product MGHTEQLSMSELQTYLMDFAHCEDESDVFQLLASLLQDKLEFEDCIVLNRYKDRYYETIAATNAVFHAESWPECQLFSEALEKGCVLSKCPLQELEFALLNCIDKVSLKNSLVISIDSVGGQGLFIFTNVGISNCHNILNTATMKILLQQVYFTFINQVKLQKQTLKSLSMINKFTTLSTLFKELGTEWFWRSDSSMLFKSVNNIETVGNIYTEKFVGNSIESLITKSEQLNVDKWRDFNQIIENQEDFYNFEFEVTSVQDFWVSFSGKPQFDEQGYFAGYLGLAKNITVSKEREAALQAEKLKAEDASKTKSKFLSVMSHEIRTPIHAVMGMIELLLDTKLTPEQQQLVNYANSSTEILYGLITDVLDFSKIESGTVSFISKPFNIKLLSENIVGQLNIIEKSDDILFTTNIDENIPKYVVGDEYRLGQILFNVIGNAFKFTKHGQITLNVNLFNEQLIFDVKDSGIGIAKKNLELIFQPFSQVNDSINRKSEGVGLGLSISKNLLELMGGEITLETQLGLGSKFTISIPFKEAKDSENTHSVIQKQASLSILVAEDNKTNQVLIKAYLEKLNHKVTLANEGREAIELFKRKKFDLVLMDIMMPIMDGLSAAEYIRDELISDIPIYALTANAEKDNKASCFKVGMNKVLTKPIKFQALQEALSGVYPRG is encoded by the coding sequence ATGGGACATACCGAGCAGCTCTCTATGTCTGAGTTACAAACGTACTTAATGGATTTTGCACATTGTGAAGACGAGAGTGATGTATTCCAACTATTGGCCTCTTTATTACAAGACAAGCTGGAATTTGAAGACTGTATTGTTTTAAATAGATATAAAGATCGTTACTACGAGACAATTGCAGCGACAAATGCTGTATTTCATGCTGAGTCATGGCCTGAATGCCAGTTATTTTCAGAAGCACTCGAAAAAGGGTGTGTTCTTTCTAAATGTCCACTTCAAGAACTAGAATTCGCGCTTTTAAACTGTATTGATAAGGTGAGCCTTAAAAATTCGCTGGTAATAAGTATTGATTCTGTAGGAGGGCAGGGCTTATTTATATTCACTAATGTGGGCATTTCAAATTGTCATAATATTTTAAATACCGCCACAATGAAAATACTACTACAGCAAGTCTATTTTACGTTTATTAATCAAGTTAAATTACAAAAACAAACACTTAAATCACTGTCAATGATCAATAAGTTCACTACGTTATCGACTCTTTTTAAAGAGCTAGGGACCGAGTGGTTTTGGCGTTCAGACTCTTCAATGTTATTTAAAAGCGTTAATAATATTGAAACAGTTGGTAATATTTATACTGAAAAGTTTGTTGGTAATAGCATCGAGAGTTTGATTACTAAAAGTGAACAACTTAATGTTGATAAATGGCGTGATTTTAATCAAATAATCGAAAACCAAGAGGATTTCTATAATTTTGAATTTGAGGTGACCTCAGTCCAGGACTTTTGGGTATCTTTTAGTGGGAAACCTCAATTTGATGAACAAGGATATTTTGCAGGTTATTTGGGGCTTGCTAAAAACATAACAGTGTCGAAGGAGAGAGAAGCTGCTCTTCAAGCTGAAAAATTAAAAGCTGAAGACGCGAGTAAAACTAAATCAAAATTTTTGAGTGTGATGTCCCATGAGATAAGAACACCTATTCACGCTGTAATGGGCATGATAGAGCTACTACTTGATACTAAGCTGACTCCAGAGCAACAACAGCTAGTTAACTATGCAAACTCAAGTACCGAAATACTCTATGGTTTAATTACTGATGTACTCGATTTTTCTAAGATAGAATCTGGCACCGTGTCATTTATTAGTAAACCATTTAATATTAAGCTCTTAAGTGAAAATATAGTGGGTCAGCTTAATATTATTGAAAAGTCGGATGATATCCTTTTTACAACTAACATTGATGAGAATATTCCTAAATATGTTGTGGGTGATGAATACAGGTTAGGGCAAATACTTTTTAACGTGATTGGCAATGCATTTAAGTTTACTAAGCATGGCCAGATTACTTTGAATGTTAATCTTTTTAATGAGCAACTAATTTTTGACGTCAAAGATTCAGGTATTGGTATTGCAAAAAAAAATCTAGAACTAATATTTCAACCTTTTAGTCAAGTAAACGACAGTATTAACCGAAAGAGCGAAGGTGTGGGCTTAGGCTTAAGTATTTCAAAAAACTTACTTGAACTGATGGGCGGTGAAATAACCCTTGAGACTCAACTTGGGCTGGGAAGTAAATTTACTATTAGCATCCCGTTTAAAGAGGCTAAAGACAGCGAAAACACACATAGCGTAATACAAAAACAAGCGTCGTTATCGATTTTAGTTGCCGAAGACAATAAAACTAATCAAGTACTAATTAAAGCCTATTTAGAAAAACTAAACCATAAAGTAACGCTTGCTAATGAGGGACGCGAAGCAATTGAGTTATTCAAACGTAAAAAGTTTGACCTTGTGTTAATGGATATAATGATGCCTATCATGGATGGTTTATCTGCTGCAGAATATATTCGAGATGAATTGATTAGCGACATACCAATTTATGCCTTAACAGCAAATGCAGAGAAAGATAATAAAGCGTCTTGTTTTAAAGTAGGTATGAATAAAGTATTAACAAAGCCAATTAAATTTCAAGCGTTACAAGAGGCACTATCTGGTGTCTATCCAAGAGGATAA